Proteins encoded within one genomic window of Aspergillus nidulans FGSC A4 chromosome VII:
- a CDS encoding glucose N-acetyltransferase (transcript_id=CADANIAT00007982): protein MVFDALERFGSRAQRVLYYPKDWDVIADSDNDRDRQLLRLAKVKYKAMLVPIELEMIKPDAGPGEEWEKSISKLLAFAETEFNRVIHLDSDVLLLQSMDELFFLPHTPVAMPRAYWLLPEQKVLSSLLLVIEPSYRRYKALLDTALGIEGTEGENKRNKYDMELLNEFYGNSAMVLPHRQYGLVSGEFRSENHTMFLGSDDEVWDPDKVLADAKFVHFSDWPLPKPWVMWPHQILADILPKCKVNPGSLHESGCRDRDVWMKLYDDFRIKRRVRRTFYQPPFPSIKVTR from the exons ATGGTATTTGATGCGCTAGAGAGATTCGGAAGCCGGGCGCAACGAGTGTTATATTATCCAAAGGACTGGGATGTTATCGCTGATAGCGACAATGATCGGGACCGTCAATTGCTCCGGCTGGCGAAGGTCAAGTACAAGGCCATGCTGGTGCCAAttgagctggaaatgatcaaACCTGACGCAG GACCTGGCGAGGAATGGGAAAAGAGCATATCAAAATTGCTCGCGTTTGCTGAGACTGAGTTCAATCGAGTTATTCACCTCGACTCCGACGTCCTCCTACTGCAGAGCATGGATGAACTGTTCTTCCTTCCTCACACACCTGTCGCAATGCCCCGCGCATACTGGCTTCTCCCCGAACAAAAAGtcctctcttccctccttCTTGTGATCGAGCCTTCGTACCGCCGCTACAAAGCCCTCCTAGATACGGCCCTTGGCATCGAAGGCACCGAGGGCGAGAACAAACGGAATAAATATGATATGGAACTTCTTAATGAGTTTTACGGCAACTCGGCCATGGTTCTGCCGCACAGACAATATGGTTTGGTATCGGGCGAGTTCCGGTCGGAAAATCATACTATGTTCCTTGGGAGCGACGACGAAGTGTGGGATCCTGATAAGGTTCTCGCAGACGCAAAATTTGTACACTTCTCAGATTGGCCGCTGCCGAAACCCTGGGTTATGTGGCCGCATCAGATACTGGCTGATATTCTGCCGAAGTGTAAGGTCAACCCAGGTTCGCTGCATGAGAGTGGGTGTCGTGATCGAGATGTTTGGATGAAACTTTACGATGATTTCCGTATTAAGCGGAGAGTAAGGCGCACTTTCTATCAACCCCCTTTCCCCTCGATAAAGGTCACTCGCTGA